One Solanum lycopersicum chromosome 2, SLM_r2.1 genomic region harbors:
- the LOC138341645 gene encoding uncharacterized protein, with the protein MNPPQFLGSENNEDPQNFLDEIKKIFEVMYVAGNDQVELESYQLKDFANIWYTQWKENRGKNVAPITLDCFKETFLDRFFPIEWKEANIQEFMNFRQGNMTVQEYGLKFNKLLRYAPHMVTNFRAQMNKFLYGVSDLACQDHGGSRDVVTGTLCVFDLDVYALLNLRATISFVTPYIAVQFSDSPETLSEPFSFSTLVGDPIIAKRVYRNCPVTVFQKVTSIDLVELEILDIDVILGMNFLHSWYASVDCRSRIVRFQFPDELMLEWKDSSLAPMGRFISYLRDRKVISKGNLYHLVRFKDSSLETPTLELVPVVCEFLEVFPKDLPGVSPEREIEFGIDLFPDTQHISIPP; encoded by the exons ATGAATCCGCCTCAATTCTTAGGATCAGAGAATAATGAGGATCCTcagaatttcttggatgagatcaagaagatctttgaggtaatgTATGTCGCTGGGAATGACCAGGTTGAGTTAGAATCATACCAGTTGAAGGATTTTGCTAATATCTGGTACACTCAGTGGAAAGAGAATAGGGGTAAAAATGTAGCTCCTATCACTTTGGATTGCTTTAAAGAGACTTTTCTTGACAGATTTTTTCCAATAGAGTGGAAAGAGGCAAATATtcaggaattcatgaactttaggcagggtaacatgacagtccaagagtatgggctaaagtttaacaaacttttgaggtatgctcctcacatggttaCTAACTTCagggctcagatgaataagttcttgtatggagtgtCAGATTTG GCTTGCCAGGATCACGGAGGTTCTCGTGATGTAGTCACTGGTACATTATGcgtctttgaccttgatgtttatgcattgttaaaTCTAAGGGCTACtatttcttttgtaactccttacatagcagtccaattcagtgatagtccagaaactctctcagaaccttttTCATTCTCTACTCTAGTTGGTGatccaattatagctaaacgggtatacagaaattgccctgtcacagtatttcagaaagtcacctcaatagatcttgtagagttagaaattttAGAcatcgatgtcattctaggcatgaaTTTTTTACACTCATggtatgcctcagtcgattgtagatctaggattgttcgttttcagtttcCAGATGAATTAATGTTAGAATGGAAGGatagtagcttagcgcctatgggtcgatttatttcttaccttaggGACAGAAAAGTGATATCTAAGGGTAATCTTTATCATCTAGTTCGGTttaaggattctagccttgaaaccccaactcttgagttagTTCCAGTAGTTTGTGAGTTTCTAGAAgtgtttccaaaagatcttcctGGAGTCtctcccgaaagggaaatcgaaTTTGGAATTGATCTCTTTCCAGATACCCAAcatatttctattcctccttag
- the LOC138341644 gene encoding uncharacterized protein, which translates to MSISDSGATVPNAAESSFVVEVKKKQGSDLILLELKGAIHNQRVEVFSQGGDSVLRYKVRLCATKTYRNLWEVYWWNVMKRDIVDFVNKCPNCQQVNLSKAFHPKIDGPTERTIQTPEDMLSACVIDFKGVIRFGKKGKLSPRYVGLYKILKRVGKVAYELELPTKLAAVHLVFHIPLLKKCVGDPASIVPIESMALKDNLSYEDVPFEILDRQARRLRNKEVASIKFLWRSQSVEGDT; encoded by the exons atgagcatatcagacagcgGTGCAACAGTTCCAAATGCGGCAGAATCGTCTTTTGTAGTGGAGGTTAAGAAAAAGCAAGGCAGTGATCTAATCTTGCTTGAACTGAAGGGTGCAAtccataatcagagagtggaggttttctcccaagggggagatagtgTACTTCGCTACAAAGTTAGATTGT gtgcAACTAAGACGTACCGCAACCTATGGGAAGTCTACTGGTGGAATgtcatgaagagggatatagtaGACTTTGTGaataagtgccccaattgccagcaagtaaACCTTAGCAAAGCATTTCATCCAAAAATTGATGGACCgacagagcgtaccattcagaccccagaggatatgttgagcgcttgtgtgattgatttcaaag gggtgataagatttggaaagaaagggaagctcagtcctagatatgtaggcctttataagatcttgaaaagggttggcaaggtggcgtatgagttagagttgccaacaaaattagcagcagtgcatctgGTCTTCCACATCCCACTCTTGAAAAaatgtgtgggtgatccagcctctatagtgccaATAGAGAGTATGGCGCTAAAAGAtaatctttcttatgaggatgtaccatttgagattcttgaccgtcaggctagaaggttgaggaacaaagaagtTGCTTCAATCAAGTTTCTGTGGAGGAGCCAGTCCGTAGAAGGAGATACTTAA